A region from the Oceanidesulfovibrio marinus genome encodes:
- a CDS encoding RtcB family protein, which translates to MKAKDLDKLGLPRDHELRKAASRTAKRALKTGMERGAVKARLKKIVADPEPFLDDPDWAAYARAAAALQPAGPSTVTSFAPEYAGLRREPAPVAVFASDEAGPDPEAAKQMENAAMLPVAVAGALMPDAHVGYGLPIGGVLAVEDAVIPYAVGMDIACRMRLSVVDAPASWLTDKQPRLAKALEQETRFGVGASFKDRREHPVMDLDWGATPVTRSLREKAWDQLGTSGSGNHFAEFGALSVHEPIPGLEPGTYLALLSHSGSRGVGGEVAKYYSRIAQQGMPQLPKYMRSLAWLPLSSPEGKAYWAAMQLMGAYSHANHELLHASVLGALGFEALAVVENHHNFAWIEEHLGRELVVHRKGATPAGPGVLGVIPGSMADPGYVVRGRGNAASLHSAAHGAGRRMSRKEAKARENHRHLQELLKEREVTLLSGGLDESPIAYKDIGAVMRAQEDLVDIIATFRPSLVKMSAD; encoded by the coding sequence CCAAGCGGGCGCTCAAGACCGGCATGGAGCGCGGCGCGGTCAAGGCGCGGCTCAAGAAGATCGTTGCCGATCCGGAGCCGTTCCTGGACGACCCGGACTGGGCCGCCTATGCGCGGGCCGCTGCCGCCCTGCAACCGGCGGGTCCCTCAACCGTGACATCCTTTGCCCCGGAGTATGCCGGCCTGCGCAGGGAGCCGGCCCCGGTGGCCGTGTTCGCCTCGGACGAGGCCGGCCCGGACCCCGAGGCGGCCAAGCAGATGGAGAACGCGGCCATGCTGCCGGTGGCCGTGGCTGGCGCGCTGATGCCCGACGCCCACGTGGGCTACGGCCTGCCCATCGGTGGCGTGCTGGCCGTGGAGGACGCGGTCATCCCCTACGCCGTGGGCATGGACATCGCCTGCCGCATGCGCCTGTCCGTGGTGGATGCGCCTGCCTCCTGGCTTACGGACAAGCAGCCCAGGCTGGCCAAGGCCCTGGAGCAGGAGACCCGTTTCGGCGTGGGCGCGTCCTTCAAGGATCGCCGCGAGCACCCGGTCATGGACCTCGACTGGGGCGCGACCCCCGTCACACGCTCCCTGCGCGAGAAAGCGTGGGACCAGCTCGGCACCAGCGGCAGCGGCAACCACTTCGCCGAGTTCGGCGCGCTTTCCGTGCACGAGCCGATTCCGGGGCTGGAGCCCGGCACGTACCTCGCGCTGCTCTCCCACTCCGGCAGCCGCGGCGTGGGTGGGGAGGTGGCCAAGTACTACTCGCGCATCGCGCAGCAGGGCATGCCCCAGCTGCCCAAGTACATGCGTTCTCTGGCCTGGTTGCCGCTCTCCAGCCCGGAGGGCAAGGCGTACTGGGCGGCCATGCAGCTCATGGGCGCGTACTCCCACGCGAACCACGAGTTGCTCCACGCCTCGGTCCTGGGCGCGCTCGGGTTCGAGGCTTTGGCAGTGGTGGAGAATCACCACAACTTTGCCTGGATAGAAGAGCACCTGGGCCGCGAGCTGGTGGTCCACCGTAAAGGCGCGACGCCGGCCGGACCGGGCGTGCTGGGCGTCATTCCCGGCTCCATGGCCGATCCCGGCTATGTGGTCCGCGGCAGGGGCAACGCCGCCTCGCTGCACTCGGCCGCCCATGGCGCCGGCCGCCGCATGAGCCGCAAGGAAGCCAAGGCCCGCGAGAATCACCGCCACCTGCAGGAGCTGCTGAAGGAGCGCGAAGTCACGCTGCTTTCCGGCGGCCTGGACGAGAGCCCCATCGCCTACAAGGACATCGGCGCGGTGATGCGCGCGCAGGAGGATCTCGTGGATATCATCGCCACCTTCCGGCCCTCGCTGGTCAAGATGTCCGCAGACTGA